From Clostridia bacterium, the proteins below share one genomic window:
- a CDS encoding glycosyltransferase family 2 protein gives MTIAAIIPAYNEDKTIQNVINVLKVSRLINEIIVVSDGSTDDTVNVSKRAGAKVIELETNKGKGGAMLAGVEKCNSDVMLFLDADLVGLKAHHIHNLLTPILNNEAQMTIGVFCKGRPVTDFAQKIAPFLSGQRAMRKELIENLSDLEISKFGVEVALTRYANKNSLCVKEVILEDVTHIMKEEKLGFSRGFAARLKMYWEIAKIVFSW, from the coding sequence ATGACTATAGCAGCGATTATACCTGCTTACAATGAGGATAAAACAATACAAAATGTAATTAATGTGTTGAAGGTATCTAGGTTGATAAATGAGATTATTGTGGTAAGCGATGGCTCTACAGATGATACAGTAAATGTGTCAAAAAGAGCAGGTGCCAAGGTCATAGAACTAGAGACTAATAAGGGAAAAGGTGGGGCTATGCTTGCCGGGGTAGAGAAATGCAATTCTGATGTAATGCTCTTTTTAGATGCTGATCTAGTAGGTTTAAAAGCACACCATATACATAATTTGCTTACTCCGATATTAAATAATGAGGCCCAAATGACTATAGGTGTTTTTTGTAAAGGTAGACCGGTAACTGATTTTGCACAGAAAATAGCACCTTTTCTATCAGGTCAAAGGGCCATGAGAAAAGAACTGATAGAGAATCTTTCTGATTTGGAGATTTCAAAGTTTGGAGTGGAGGTTGCACTTACACGATATGCAAATAAAAATAGCTTATGCGTGAAGGAAGTTATACTGGAAGATGTTACACATATAATGAAGGAAGAAAAACTAGGTTTTTCCCGGGGATTTGCTGCAAGATTAAAAATGTATTGGGAGATAGCTAAAATAGTTTTCAGTTGGTGA
- the ispG gene encoding flavodoxin-dependent (E)-4-hydroxy-3-methylbut-2-enyl-diphosphate synthase encodes MICRRNTRRIKLGNISIGGNSRITVQSMTNTDTRNLNATVDQIKRLEEVGCDIIRVAVPDKDAAANLDKIRELISIPLVADIHFDYRLALMALERGIDGIRINPGNIGDRQKIEAIAHEANKRGVAIRIGVNSGSVEKDLLDKFGGPTVDALVESVLRYIKLLEENDFFNIVLSLKSSDVIDTFAAYKQISERVDYPLHVGITESGTIWSGTIKSSIGIGALLLNGIGDTIRVSLTGDPIKEVEVGRQILKSIGMLDEGVEIISCPTCGRCEIDLIDTANQIESRLKHIKKPLKIAVMGCVVNGPGEAREADIGLAGGRGKGIIFKKGEFLKKVSEADMVEQFVYEVHKLLDIESE; translated from the coding sequence ATGATTTGTAGGAGAAATACGAGAAGGATCAAGTTGGGTAATATCAGCATAGGTGGAAATAGCAGAATTACTGTTCAGTCTATGACAAATACAGATACTAGAAATTTAAATGCTACAGTTGATCAAATAAAGAGACTTGAAGAAGTTGGGTGTGATATAATTAGGGTAGCAGTACCTGATAAAGATGCTGCTGCTAATCTTGATAAGATACGTGAATTGATAAGTATACCATTAGTAGCGGATATACACTTTGATTATAGACTTGCCTTAATGGCTTTAGAAAGAGGTATTGACGGGATAAGGATTAACCCTGGAAATATAGGGGATCGTCAAAAAATAGAAGCAATAGCACATGAAGCAAACAAAAGGGGTGTAGCTATACGTATAGGGGTAAATAGCGGTTCAGTAGAGAAAGATTTACTTGATAAATTCGGAGGTCCTACGGTGGATGCTCTTGTAGAAAGTGTGCTGAGATATATAAAACTACTTGAGGAAAATGATTTTTTCAATATAGTTTTATCCCTTAAATCATCTGATGTGATAGATACATTTGCTGCATATAAACAAATTTCTGAAAGAGTTGATTATCCATTGCATGTAGGCATTACTGAATCAGGCACAATATGGTCGGGAACCATAAAATCATCGATTGGAATTGGAGCCCTTTTGTTGAACGGAATAGGGGATACTATCAGAGTATCGCTTACAGGTGATCCTATAAAAGAAGTTGAAGTAGGTAGACAGATATTAAAGAGCATTGGAATGTTAGATGAAGGAGTAGAAATTATCTCTTGTCCTACCTGTGGGAGATGTGAGATTGATTTAATAGATACTGCAAACCAGATAGAATCCAGGCTTAAACATATAAAAAAGCCTTTAAAGATTGCGGTAATGGGCTGTGTCGTGAACGGGCCAGGAGAAGCAAGGGAAGCTGATATTGGTTTGGCAGGAGGGCGGGGGAAAGGCATAATCTTCAAAAAGGGTGAGTTTTTGAAAAAGGTTAGTGAGGCTGATATGGTAGAACAATTCGTCTATGAAGTACACAAATTGTTAGACATTGAGAGCGAATGA
- the rseP gene encoding RIP metalloprotease RseP: MVTVLIALLCFGIIIMFHELGHFVAAKSVGIKVDEFSIGMGPKIFKFKGKDTFYSLRVLPIGGFVKMAGEDEESNDKNAFNNQPVWKRILTIASGPLMNFILAIIVLSIIGYNLGVPIPVVDGVEPGMPGYQAGIKPGDRFISVNSVKVKSADDVRKIINDNAGKDITMSLKRGQETVDVKLTPTWDEELQMTRIGINFKVTNTLHDSITYGFKQTINLIYLMIQGLGQLIFGKADMGNVIGPVGIISEVGKAAQVGIFNLLWLVTIITINLGIINLIPFPALDGGRLIFLIIEGIRRKPVDRTKEGLVHFTGFALLMLLMLYITFKDIIRLK, encoded by the coding sequence ATGGTTACTGTTTTGATTGCCCTTTTATGTTTTGGTATAATCATTATGTTTCACGAATTAGGCCATTTTGTGGCAGCTAAATCAGTTGGAATAAAGGTAGATGAATTCTCTATAGGAATGGGACCTAAAATATTTAAATTTAAGGGGAAGGACACTTTCTATTCTTTAAGAGTTTTACCTATCGGTGGTTTTGTGAAAATGGCTGGAGAAGATGAAGAATCCAACGATAAAAATGCTTTTAATAATCAACCTGTATGGAAGAGAATACTAACCATCGCTTCGGGGCCTTTAATGAATTTCATTCTAGCGATAATAGTGCTCAGCATAATTGGCTATAATTTAGGAGTTCCTATACCTGTGGTTGACGGGGTAGAACCGGGTATGCCTGGTTATCAAGCTGGAATAAAGCCAGGAGACCGTTTTATATCTGTAAATTCTGTAAAAGTTAAGTCAGCTGATGATGTAAGAAAAATAATAAATGATAATGCTGGCAAAGATATCACAATGAGCTTAAAAAGAGGCCAAGAGACAGTGGATGTAAAGTTAACTCCTACTTGGGACGAAGAACTGCAAATGACTAGAATTGGCATCAATTTCAAAGTAACAAATACCTTGCATGATTCAATAACCTATGGTTTTAAACAAACAATAAATTTGATATATTTAATGATTCAAGGGTTAGGACAATTGATATTTGGCAAGGCTGATATGGGAAATGTTATAGGGCCTGTTGGAATAATAAGTGAAGTGGGTAAGGCGGCCCAAGTAGGTATATTTAACCTTTTGTGGCTGGTTACTATAATTACTATTAATCTGGGAATAATAAACCTTATACCATTCCCTGCATTGGATGGGGGCAGATTAATTTTCCTCATTATAGAGGGTATAAGAAGAAAACCAGTCGATCGAACCAAAGAAGGACTAGTGCACTTTACAGGATTTGCTTTGCTTATGCTTTTAATGCTATACATTACGTTTAAAGATATTATAAGATTAAAATAA
- a CDS encoding 1-deoxy-D-xylulose-5-phosphate reductoisomerase: MKRVIVLGSTGSVGTQTLDVIKNNLDKFEVVCLTCKKNIDLLEQQINLFKPKLAVVEDESKAEELKKRIHQTSTEILSGYDNIVNCTEYYKADIVVAAIVGIACLMPVVKAIENKVNIALANKETLVAAGTYINKIAERENVNIIPVDSEHSAIFQCLQGNNREHIKNILLTASGGPFRGFNKKQLEDVTVNQALKHPNWDMGDKITIDSATMMNKGLEVIEASYLFGLTSDKIKVIIHPESVIHSMVEYSDNSIIAQLSIPDMRIPIMYALSYPDRLENKEQGINFFEYGKLTFEEPDFEAFRCLKLSYQALDIGHTMPAVLNAANEVAVNLFLNEQIKFTQIGEIIEKTMLEHQIIYDPDLDDILNVDKMVRNALS; encoded by the coding sequence ATGAAAAGAGTGATTGTATTAGGTAGTACAGGATCAGTTGGTACTCAAACACTAGATGTGATAAAAAATAATTTGGACAAGTTTGAAGTAGTATGTCTGACATGCAAGAAGAATATAGATTTATTAGAACAACAAATAAACTTATTCAAACCCAAATTAGCTGTAGTTGAGGATGAATCAAAAGCGGAAGAATTAAAAAAAAGAATACACCAGACTTCAACCGAGATACTGTCAGGATATGATAATATAGTCAATTGTACAGAATACTATAAAGCAGACATCGTTGTTGCTGCAATTGTAGGGATAGCTTGTCTCATGCCCGTAGTAAAAGCTATAGAAAACAAAGTGAATATTGCTCTGGCTAACAAGGAAACCCTTGTAGCTGCCGGAACTTACATAAATAAAATTGCTGAAAGAGAAAACGTAAATATAATACCTGTGGACAGCGAACATTCAGCAATTTTCCAATGTTTACAGGGTAACAATAGAGAACACATTAAAAATATATTGCTTACAGCTTCAGGAGGTCCATTCAGAGGATTCAATAAAAAACAATTGGAGGATGTTACTGTAAACCAGGCCTTAAAGCATCCTAATTGGGACATGGGAGATAAAATTACTATAGATTCAGCCACTATGATGAACAAGGGATTAGAAGTCATAGAAGCTAGCTATCTATTCGGTTTGACTTCCGATAAAATAAAAGTAATCATACACCCTGAAAGTGTCATACATTCCATGGTAGAATATTCAGACAACAGTATAATTGCACAATTGAGTATTCCTGATATGAGAATCCCTATAATGTATGCCTTAAGCTATCCGGATAGATTAGAAAATAAGGAACAGGGTATAAATTTTTTTGAATATGGCAAATTAACATTTGAAGAACCGGATTTTGAAGCGTTTAGATGTCTAAAACTCTCATATCAAGCATTAGATATAGGCCATACAATGCCTGCTGTACTCAATGCAGCTAATGAGGTTGCAGTTAATCTGTTCTTAAATGAACAGATTAAATTTACTCAGATAGGAGAAATTATAGAAAAAACCATGCTTGAGCATCAGATAATATATGACCCAGATTTAGATGACATATTAAACGTTGATAAAATGGTGAGGAATGCTTTATCTTGA
- the ytvI gene encoding sporulation integral membrane protein YtvI gives MMKTALKFLINSAIVVGVCAIFFIAVKILIIYFSPFLVAVLIALLIDPLVKLLDNKTKLPRWFSSLLSIAIFFISFALIVFVCFSRFMYELKKIINMLPSYYDNINKYINDFIIYMQQVNDRLPPEVLSKVDEGMANVYTSLLGIMNSLKDNIVKVIASLPEILLFLIIIFIASYFFSKDKDKISKFVIRLFPPQKRDYVRKFQTDVLHTLLELIKAHATLILLTTAFDIVGFIILKVDYALTLGIICGILDLLPILGPSLVFIPWIAYSFFMGNTLFAVGLLILFIGMLVFRQVLQAKIISNGLGLHPLLTLISLYVGLKLFGVIGVFLGPLILIIIRGALETGLFPFFRYRGDNT, from the coding sequence ATGATGAAGACTGCATTAAAATTTTTGATAAATAGTGCTATAGTTGTTGGAGTTTGTGCAATATTTTTTATTGCAGTTAAAATTTTAATAATATATTTTTCTCCATTTTTGGTTGCAGTACTTATTGCTTTGTTGATAGATCCTTTGGTAAAGCTTTTGGACAATAAGACCAAGTTACCTAGATGGTTTTCTTCGCTGTTAAGCATAGCTATTTTTTTTATAAGTTTTGCCTTAATAGTTTTTGTTTGTTTTTCAAGATTTATGTATGAGCTAAAAAAAATAATAAATATGCTACCATCATACTATGACAATATAAATAAATATATAAATGATTTTATAATTTATATGCAGCAAGTCAATGATAGGCTTCCACCAGAAGTTTTATCCAAAGTAGACGAGGGAATGGCAAATGTATATACTTCACTATTAGGCATTATGAATTCTTTGAAGGATAACATTGTAAAGGTGATAGCATCTTTACCGGAAATATTGCTCTTTTTGATAATAATATTCATAGCATCATATTTTTTCAGCAAAGATAAGGATAAAATCTCTAAGTTTGTCATTAGGTTATTTCCACCCCAAAAGCGAGATTATGTTCGTAAATTTCAAACAGATGTATTGCATACTTTGCTTGAGCTGATAAAGGCACATGCTACGTTAATATTATTGACTACTGCTTTTGATATAGTAGGGTTTATCATTTTAAAGGTGGATTATGCCTTGACTTTGGGTATTATATGTGGAATATTAGATTTACTTCCAATATTAGGACCTAGTTTGGTGTTCATCCCATGGATTGCTTATAGTTTTTTTATGGGGAATACATTATTTGCTGTCGGTTTACTGATATTATTTATAGGTATGCTTGTATTTAGACAGGTACTCCAGGCAAAAATTATAAGTAATGGATTAGGGTTACATCCTTTGCTTACTTTAATTTCCCTGTATGTAGGATTGAAGTTATTTGGTGTAATAGGAGTTTTTCTAGGACCTTTAATATTAATAATTATAAGAGGTGCTTTGGAAACCGGATTGTTTCCATTTTTCAGGTATAGAGGTGATAATACTTAA
- a CDS encoding phosphatidate cytidylyltransferase, whose amino-acid sequence MIKRITTAVIGIVYLIIAVHYGGWFFNLSVMAAALLALYEFYNAFQSKGVNVIKIGYLFALFIFSITIYNLTHLAIICIVLFLIVYYMIFTFSKNHDIIDIFVSFTGIFYPVLPFITLIKLRCSPESESIVYMWLIFILTWSTDTFAFFSGKALGKRKLCPDISPNKTVEGSIGGIIGAVVMGILTGIITNNLFDYNIVWYNYLIIGFLCGIFGQTGDLIASKIKRYCGIKDYGTIFPGHGGILDRFDSIIVSSTLVYFYLVVFVF is encoded by the coding sequence TTGATAAAACGTATAACCACAGCTGTAATCGGGATTGTTTATTTGATAATTGCAGTGCATTATGGAGGATGGTTTTTCAATCTTTCAGTAATGGCAGCTGCATTATTAGCACTTTATGAATTTTATAATGCTTTTCAATCCAAGGGAGTTAATGTTATAAAAATCGGATATTTATTTGCCTTATTTATTTTTAGTATTACAATTTATAATTTAACTCATCTTGCGATTATATGTATTGTTTTATTTTTGATAGTTTATTATATGATTTTTACCTTTAGTAAAAATCATGATATTATTGATATTTTTGTAAGCTTTACCGGTATTTTTTACCCAGTTTTACCTTTTATAACATTGATAAAGCTTAGATGTTCGCCGGAAAGCGAAAGTATTGTATACATGTGGCTTATATTTATTCTCACATGGTCCACTGATACGTTTGCTTTTTTTAGTGGGAAAGCATTGGGAAAACGCAAGCTTTGTCCTGATATAAGTCCCAATAAGACAGTTGAAGGCAGTATAGGGGGCATAATTGGAGCAGTTGTAATGGGAATATTAACTGGCATTATAACAAATAACTTATTTGATTATAATATTGTGTGGTATAATTATTTGATAATTGGATTTTTATGTGGTATTTTTGGTCAAACAGGTGATTTAATAGCTTCAAAAATAAAAAGATATTGTGGTATCAAGGATTATGGAACTATATTCCCAGGGCATGGCGGAATTTTAGATAGGTTTGATAGTATAATTGTTTCGTCTACCCTAGTATATTTTTATTTAGTGGTTTTTGTATTTTGA
- a CDS encoding isoprenyl transferase → MRILDIFKKKDKDIEQINIQYTPEHIAIIMDGNGRWAQRRNMPRTQGHRAGMESVRDIIKACSQLGVRVLTLYAFSTENWKRSEEEVSFLMNLLVEYAKKEVKELNRQRVKLIASGDISQLPGYAFREVKNAIHLTANNDGLIVNLALNYGGRDEIVNATKKIYQDISDKKLEIKDINESLFSRYLYTRDLPDPDLLIRTGGELRLSNFLLYQSAYAELYFTEVMWPDFRKQHLIEAIEDYQGRSRRFGGINKR, encoded by the coding sequence ATGAGGATTTTAGATATATTCAAGAAAAAAGATAAAGACATAGAACAAATAAATATACAATATACACCTGAACATATCGCAATAATTATGGACGGGAATGGAAGATGGGCCCAAAGGCGCAATATGCCAAGAACTCAAGGACATAGAGCGGGTATGGAATCTGTGAGAGATATAATAAAGGCATGCAGTCAATTGGGTGTAAGAGTTTTAACGCTATACGCATTTTCAACAGAAAACTGGAAAAGATCTGAGGAAGAAGTCAGTTTTTTGATGAACTTATTAGTTGAATATGCAAAAAAAGAGGTTAAAGAATTAAACAGGCAAAGAGTAAAATTAATCGCATCAGGCGATATAAGCCAATTACCAGGATATGCCTTTAGGGAAGTAAAAAATGCCATCCATCTGACTGCTAATAATGATGGATTAATAGTAAATCTTGCTTTGAACTATGGTGGAAGAGATGAGATAGTGAATGCCACTAAAAAAATCTACCAAGATATATCAGATAAAAAGTTAGAGATCAAAGATATAAATGAAAGTTTATTTTCAAGGTATTTATATACTCGAGACCTGCCTGATCCCGATCTATTGATAAGAACCGGGGGCGAATTAAGGCTGAGCAATTTTTTACTTTATCAAAGCGCATATGCTGAACTTTATTTTACAGAGGTAATGTGGCCTGATTTTAGGAAGCAGCATCTCATAGAAGCCATAGAGGACTATCAGGGAAGAAGTAGAAGATTTGGAGGCATAAACAAAAGGTAG
- the frr gene encoding ribosome recycling factor translates to MDDHIKTARKKMSKTIDVLKKDMASIRAGRANPSLLDNIKIEYYGVLTPLNQIAGITAPEPRLLLISPWDANVLPAIEKAILKSDLGLNPSNDGKVIRLAIPALTEERRKELVKVVKRNGEDAKIAIRQVRREVNDTFKSMEKKSEITEDDQRRGEERVQELTDDFTGKVDEIVEKKEQEIMEV, encoded by the coding sequence ATGGACGATCATATAAAGACAGCCAGAAAAAAGATGTCAAAGACTATAGATGTATTAAAAAAAGATATGGCTTCTATAAGAGCAGGCAGAGCAAACCCATCATTATTAGATAATATAAAAATTGAGTATTATGGTGTGTTAACGCCTCTAAACCAAATAGCAGGCATAACAGCTCCTGAACCTAGACTTTTGCTTATTTCTCCTTGGGATGCAAATGTACTTCCTGCTATAGAAAAGGCAATTTTAAAATCTGATTTAGGTCTAAACCCCAGTAACGATGGAAAGGTGATAAGGTTAGCTATTCCTGCTTTAACTGAAGAAAGAAGGAAAGAGTTAGTTAAAGTTGTCAAAAGAAATGGTGAAGATGCTAAAATAGCCATAAGACAGGTAAGAAGAGAAGTAAATGATACTTTCAAATCAATGGAGAAAAAGAGCGAAATAACTGAGGATGACCAGAGGCGAGGGGAAGAAAGAGTCCAGGAATTGACAGATGATTTTACCGGCAAAGTAGATGAAATTGTTGAAAAGAAAGAACAGGAAATTATGGAGGTTTAA
- the pyrH gene encoding UMP kinase yields the protein MEKPAFKRIILKLSGESLAGDQGYGIDNKILDAIASEVIRVRKAGVDVAIVVGGGNIWRGRNGIGMDRTTADHMGMLATIINALALQDALEKKGAQTRVQTAIEMRQIAEPYIRRKAIRHLEKGRIVIFASGIGNPFFSTDTTASLRAAEVEADAILLAKNVDGVYDSDPNINPDAKKYDKLDYIQVINRRLGVMDSTAITLCMDNKIPIIVFGLKHPDNIMKVIMGENIGTIIKKEE from the coding sequence ATGGAAAAACCTGCTTTTAAACGGATAATACTTAAGCTGAGCGGTGAGTCTTTAGCGGGAGATCAAGGTTATGGTATTGACAACAAAATTTTAGATGCGATTGCTTCTGAAGTTATACGCGTTCGAAAAGCCGGTGTAGATGTGGCGATAGTTGTAGGTGGTGGTAACATATGGAGGGGCAGAAATGGCATAGGTATGGACAGGACAACAGCTGATCACATGGGAATGCTTGCGACAATAATAAACGCTTTGGCTCTACAAGATGCGCTTGAAAAGAAAGGTGCTCAAACTAGGGTACAGACAGCTATAGAAATGAGACAAATTGCAGAGCCGTATATTCGTAGGAAGGCTATAAGACATCTGGAAAAAGGAAGGATAGTAATATTTGCTTCAGGTATAGGCAATCCATTTTTTTCCACCGATACGACTGCGTCCTTGCGAGCCGCTGAGGTTGAAGCCGATGCTATACTTCTTGCCAAAAACGTTGATGGGGTGTATGATAGCGATCCAAATATAAACCCTGATGCCAAAAAATATGATAAACTAGACTATATACAAGTGATAAACAGAAGGTTGGGTGTAATGGATAGCACAGCTATAACGCTATGCATGGATAACAAGATACCAATTATTGTTTTCGGATTAAAGCATCCTGACAATATTATGAAAGTCATAATGGGAGAAAATATTGGTACAATAATAAAGAAGGAGGAGTAA
- the tsf gene encoding translation elongation factor Ts, whose amino-acid sequence MIKASLVKELRERTGAGMMDCKKMLVETGGDIEKAIEMLREKGLAAAAKKAGRIAAEGVVASYIHAGGRIGVLIEVNCETDFVAKTDEFQDFVKDMAMQVAASNPTYIEREQVPEDLIQKEKEILRIQAVNEGKPEKIAEKIVEGRIQKYFKEICLLEQPFIKDTDKTVGDILKEKIAKIGENIKIRRFTRYEMGEGLEKREDNLAEEVAKQIKGE is encoded by the coding sequence ATGATCAAAGCTTCTCTTGTAAAAGAGTTGAGAGAGCGAACAGGCGCAGGAATGATGGACTGCAAAAAAATGCTAGTTGAGACAGGCGGAGATATCGAAAAAGCAATCGAGATGTTAAGAGAGAAAGGACTTGCTGCAGCTGCTAAAAAGGCAGGTCGTATAGCCGCTGAAGGAGTAGTAGCTTCGTACATACATGCCGGCGGTAGAATAGGTGTTTTGATAGAAGTTAATTGTGAAACTGATTTTGTTGCAAAAACCGATGAATTTCAGGATTTTGTAAAGGATATGGCGATGCAGGTTGCTGCTTCTAACCCCACATATATTGAGAGAGAACAAGTTCCTGAGGACCTAATTCAAAAAGAAAAAGAAATTTTAAGAATACAAGCAGTAAACGAAGGTAAACCCGAAAAGATTGCTGAAAAAATAGTTGAAGGCAGGATACAGAAGTATTTTAAAGAAATATGCCTTTTAGAACAGCCATTTATTAAGGATACAGATAAGACAGTAGGCGATATTTTAAAAGAGAAGATCGCAAAGATTGGCGAGAACATAAAGATCAGAAGGTTTACCAGGTATGAAATGGGCGAGGGCCTTGAAAAAAGAGAAGATAATCTCGCTGAAGAAGTCGCAAAACAAATTAAAGGGGAATAA
- the rpsB gene encoding 30S ribosomal protein S2, with product MAIVTMKQLLEAGVHFGHQTRRWNPKMKKYIFTARNGIYIIDLQKTVKKISEAYDFVKDVVSSGKSILFIGTKKQAQESIEEQAKRCGMFYVSQRWLGGMLTNYKTIRQRIGRLNELKKMEEDGIFDVLPKKEVIGLRHELEKLEKNLGGIKEMEQLPGAVFIVDPKKERIAINEAKKLGIPIIAIVDTNCDPDEVDYVIPGNDDAIRAVKLLTSIIADAVLEAKQGEQTEEQE from the coding sequence ATGGCAATTGTAACTATGAAACAATTATTAGAAGCAGGTGTTCATTTCGGACATCAGACTAGAAGATGGAATCCTAAGATGAAGAAATATATATTTACTGCAAGGAACGGTATATATATCATAGACCTTCAAAAGACAGTAAAAAAGATTTCAGAGGCTTATGATTTTGTCAAAGATGTTGTTTCCAGTGGTAAATCTATATTGTTTATAGGTACAAAAAAACAAGCTCAAGAGTCAATAGAGGAGCAAGCGAAACGATGTGGCATGTTTTATGTCAGCCAAAGATGGCTGGGCGGTATGCTTACAAATTATAAAACCATAAGGCAAAGGATCGGAAGGTTAAATGAGTTAAAAAAGATGGAAGAAGACGGTATATTCGATGTTTTGCCTAAAAAAGAGGTTATAGGTTTAAGGCATGAGTTAGAAAAATTAGAGAAAAACCTCGGTGGTATAAAAGAGATGGAGCAGCTGCCGGGTGCTGTATTTATTGTTGACCCTAAAAAAGAGAGAATAGCTATTAATGAGGCTAAAAAATTAGGGATACCTATAATAGCTATTGTAGATACAAATTGTGACCCAGATGAAGTGGATTATGTGATTCCGGGGAATGATGATGCTATACGTGCAGTAAAATTACTTACATCTATTATTGCAGATGCAGTATTAGAAGCAAAACAGGGTGAACAGACCGAAGAACAAGAATAA